A genomic segment from Bubalus bubalis isolate 160015118507 breed Murrah chromosome 5, NDDB_SH_1, whole genome shotgun sequence encodes:
- the FLVCR1 gene encoding feline leukemia virus subgroup C receptor-related protein 1 — protein MARPDDEEGTAMANGHPPANGYLPVPRDAPAGKVSAETQNGPTAGCLALKGVSRDSPKATASGTPKTPLAPEEETQARLLPKDPGEETPGGEGTLVPRIALSPRRFVVLLIFSAYSLVNAFQWIQYSIISNVFEGFYNVSSLHIDWLSMVYMLAYVPLIFPATWLLDTRGLRLTALLGSGLNCLGAWIKCGSVQQHLFWVTMLGQCLCSVAQVFILGLPSHIASVWFGPKEVSTACATAVLGNQLGTAVGFLLPPVLVPNTQNNTQLLARNISTMFYGTSAVATLLFILTVIAFKEKPQYPPSQAQAVLQDSPPGEYSYVKSIRNLFKNIPFVLLLISYGIMTGAFYSVSTLLNQMILTHYEGEEVNAGRIGLTLVVAGMVGSILCGLWLDYTKTYKHTTLTVYILSFVGMVVFTFTLSLGHIIIVFVTGGLLGFFMTGYLPLGFEFAVEITYPESEGTSSGLLNAAAQIFGILFTLAQGKLTSAYGPRTGNVFLCGWMFVGIILTALIKSDLKRHNINKGITNGDIKAVPVDSPTDQESKTVLMSKQSESAI, from the exons ATGGCGCGGCCGGACGATGAGGAGGGGACCGCGATGGCGAACGGACACCCGCCGGCGAACGGATACCTCCCGGTCCCGAGAGACGCGCCGGCCGGAAAGGTGAGCGCGGAGACGCAGAACGGGCCCACGGCCGGCTGTCTGGCCTTGAAAGGGGTTTCTCGGGACAGCCCCAAGGCCACCGCCTCGGGAACCCCGAAGACTCCGCTGGCCCCGGAGGAGGAGACCCAGGCCCGGCTGCTGCCCAAGGACCCGGGCGAGGAGACCCCGGGGGGCGAGGGCACGCTGGTGCCGCGGATCGCGCTCTCCCCGAGGCGCTTTGTGGTGCTGCTGATTTTCAGTGCCTACTCCCTGGTGAACGCCTTCCAGTGGATCCAGTACAGCATCATCAGCAACGTCTTCGAGGGCTTCTACAACGTCTCCTCGCTGCACATAGACTGGCTGTCCATGGTGTACATGCTGGCCTACGTGCCCCTCATCTTCCCAGCAACCTGGCTGCTGGATACCAGAGGCCTGCGGCTCACCGCCCTGCTGGGCTCCGGCCTCAACTGCCTCGGCGCCTGGATCAAGTGCGGCAGCGTGCAGCAGCATCTCTTCTGGGTCACCATGCTGGGCCAGTGCCTGTGCTCTGTGGCCCAGGTGTTCATCCTCGGCTTGCCCTCCCACATCGCTTCAGTGTGGTTTGGGCCCAAGGAGGTGTCCACAGCTTGCGCCACCGCTGTGCTAGGCAATCAG CTTGGAACTGCAGTTGGCTTTTTGCTGCCACCAGTTTTAGTGCCCAACACACAGAATAACACACAACTGCTGGCTCGTAATATCAGCACCATGTTTTATGGAACATCAGCTGTCgccacacttttatttattttaacagtaATTG CATTCAAAGAAAAACCTCAATATCCACCAAGCCAGGCTCAAGCAGTTCTCCAAGACAGTCCACCTGGAGAGTACTCCTATGTGAAATCAATAAGGAACCTATTTAAAAACAttccttttgtccttttattGATCAGTTATG GTATCATGACTGGAGCATTTTATTCAGTCTCAACATTATTAAATCAAATGATACTGACACATTATGAG ggaGAAGAAGTGAATGCTGGAAGGATTGGGCTAACATTAGTAGTAGCTGGAATGGTGGGATCTATTCTTTGTGGCTTATGGCTGGATTACACCAAGACATACAA acaCACTACCCTGACTGTTTACATTCTGTCTTTTGTTGGAATGGTCGTCTTTACTTTCACACTGAGCCTTGGACACATTATCATCGTCTTTGTCACTGGAGGGTTGCTTGG tttCTTCATGACTGGTTACCTCCCCTTGGGTTTCGAATTTGCTGTTGAAATCACTTACCCTGAGTCTGAAGGGACTTCATCCGGTCTTCTTAATGCTGCCGCACAG atatttggaATCTTATTCACATTGGCTCAAGGAAAGCTTACATCAGCATATGGTCCTAGAACGGGGAACGTTTTCCTCTGTGGTTGGATGTTTGTTGGCATCATTTTAACAG CATTAATCAAGTCCGATCTGAAAAGACACAATATAAATAAAGGAATTACAAATGGCGATATTAAAGCT GTACCAGTTGATAGCCCCACAGATCAAGAGTCAAAAACTGTCCTGATGTCCAAACAGTCAGAGTCAGCAATTTGA